In Monodelphis domestica isolate mMonDom1 chromosome 4, mMonDom1.pri, whole genome shotgun sequence, one DNA window encodes the following:
- the LOC100019272 gene encoding olfactory receptor 51F1-like encodes MVTLNNLTSPFPTFYLIGIPGLEGSHVWISIPFCCLYAIGLSGNSMILFVIFTEQSLHEPMYYFLSMLSATDLGLIISTMSTTLTVLWFDLREISLDGCIVQMFFLHGFTVIETGVLVAMAFDRFVAICDPLRYNTILTNAKILQIGLVIFMRMIVLLVPTLLLLKRLSFCKMNVLSHSYCYHPDVLKLACSNTKPNSFWGLTGLVLTSGIDTPCIIISYILIIRSVLSIASPTEQYKAFSTCVSHIGAVAIFYIPLISLSLVHRFGQSAPKIVPTMMANIYLILPPVLNPVIYSLKTAQLRGALIKLLLAKRIPMLG; translated from the coding sequence ATGGTGACTTTAAACAACTTGACATCTCCATTTCCAACCTTTTACCTCATTGGCATCCCAGGACTTGAAGGATCCCATGTCTGGATCTCCATCCCTTTCTGTTGTCTCTATGCTATTGGTCTTTCAGGAAACAGCAtgatcctgtttgtcattttcaCAGAGCAGAGTCTTCATGAGCCCAtgtattatttcctttctatGCTATCAGCTACTGACTTAGGCTTGATTATTTCCACAATGTCAACAACATTAACTGTTCTTTGGTTTGATTTGAGAGAAATTAGCTTAGATGGCTGCATTGTCCAAATGTTCTTCCTGCATGGGTTCACAGTTATAGAAACTGGGGTTTTGGTGGCCATGGCCTTTGATCGTTTTGTGGCTATCTGTGACCCTCTGAGATATAACACCATCCTCACCAATGCCAAGATCCTTCAGATTGGTCTGGTAATATTCATGCGTATGATAGTATTGTTGGTGCCCACACTTTTGCTGCTAAAACGGTTgtcattttgtaaaatgaatgtgCTCTCCCATTCCTACTGTTACCACCCTGATGTGCTCAAATTGGCATGTTCAAATACCAAACCCAATAGCTTCTGGGGCTTAACTGGACTTGTCTTGACATCAGGGATAGATACCCCATGTATCATCATCTCCTACATCCTGATCATCCGTTCTGTCCTTAGTATTGCATCACCCACAGAGCAGTACAAGGCTTTCAGCACATGTGTGTCCCATATTGGAGCTGTTGCCATATTTTATATCCCTCTGATTTCCCTGTCCCTAGTACACCGCTTTGGCCAGTCAGCTCCAAAGATTGTACCAACAATGATGGCCAATATCTACTTAATCCTTCCACCTGTACTCAACCCTGTTATCTATAGTCTGAAAACTGCACAGCTTCGTGGAGCTTTGATCAAATTGCTCCTTGCAAAGAGGATCCCTATGTTAGGTTGa
- the LOC100019301 gene encoding olfactory receptor 51F1-like, with protein sequence MPSLSNITSPIFLLTGIPGLEVFHIWFSIPYFCLCSVALLGNFMIMYVVITEQSLHEPMYYFLSMLSATDVGITVSSLPTTLGVLWFNIREISLDGCIVQLFFLHGFTLMESSVLLAMAFDRFVAICEPLRYTTILTNSRIVKAALGIFIRMLINLMPLLLLLKRLSFCGTNSLSHSYCYHPDVIKQSCSSTKINSIVGLLALILTSGIDIPCIILSYVLIIKSLLSIASPEERHKAFSTCISHIGAVAIFYIPWIILALMHRFGHNAPPYIHVLLSNIHFLLPPVLNPIIYSVKTKQIYRVILKVFQANASRV encoded by the coding sequence ATGCCATCTCTGAGTAATATCACCTCCCCTATCTTTCTCCTGACGGGTATTCCAGGGCTTGAAGTTTTCCATATATGGTTCTCTATCCCTTACTTCTGCCTCTGTTCTGTGGCCCTCTTGGGGAATTTCATGATCATGTATGTGGTCATCACTGAGCAGAGCCTCCATGAGCCCATGTACTATTTTCTCTCCATGCTGTCAGCCACTGATGTGGGCATCACAGTTTCTTCCTTGCCAACCACACTTGGGGTTCTCTGGTTCAATATCAGGGAGATCAGTCTTGATGGGTGCATTGTACAGCTGTTCTTCCTCCATGGTTTCACTCTCATGGAGTCCTCTGTGCTTCTTGCCATGGCCTTCGACCGCTTTGTTGCCATCTGTGAACCTCTGAGATATACCACCATTTTAACCAACTCCAGAATTGTTAAAGCTGCTCTAGGGATTTTTATAAGAATGTTAATCAATCTGATGCCCCTCCTCCTACTCCTCAAGAGGCTTTCATTCTGTGGTACCAATAGCCTCTCACATTCCTACTGCTACCACCCAGATGTGATTAAACAGTCCTGTTCAAGCACCAAGATCAACAGCATTGTTGGCCTCCTTGCCCTCATCTTGACCTCAGGCATAGACATTCCATGCATCATCCTTTCCTACGTACTAATTATCAAGTCCCTACTCAGCATTGCATCTCCTGAGGAGAGGCATAAGGCCTTTAGCACCTGTATCTCCCACATAGGTGCCGTTGCTATCTTCTATATCCCTTGGATTATTCTGGCTCTTATGCACAGGTTTGGTCACAATGCCCCTCCATACATTCATGTACTGCTGTCAAATATCCACTTTCTTTTGCCCCCTGTACTTAATCCAATCATCTACAGTGTGAAAACCAAGCAAATCTATAGGGTCATTCTCAAGGTCTTTCAAGCCAATGCATCAAGGGTATAA